GGACAGAGCTAGAAGCTTTGAGGCGGAGACACTCCGCTGCTCTGGAGCTAATGGGTGAACGCGATGAGGAGGTACATGCCTTTTCTAATTTTGATTCTTTCTCATTGCTGGcaaacaaattttcatattcaaggATGCGTGATGAAGCTTATAGATGTTATTTTCATGTACGGCATCATTAGAATATTAAAGCTGAGAGACAAAATGTGCTTTTCTGAACTAAAtattatgatgaaaatgaatgttCAGAGAGGCAATAACATTTTGAATATCCGGTTTCATTGAATTGTTGCATTTCTGACCCTATTCTGGTTATGAGAACATTATATGATACTGTTGTTATCCATGATGTGCGTATACATAAGTGGTTGCATCATCTTTCCAGTTAGAGGAACTCCGAGCTGATATTGTAGACCTGAAGGAGATGTACAGAGAGCAAGTTAACTTGCTTGTGAATAAGGTAccttttttattcctttttactttctttattatAAGTAAGCATTActatttacttacttattttgCTGATTCTACATGCTATGCTAAAAGCTACCTGGCTGTGGTTGACAGATCCAAAGAATGAATTCTTCAGCGGGTAACACCTCGTAAgcatttttcttattatttttggtggtaTTCCAAGACGCAATGTGCATAGTACAGCTGAAGTAGATATGGTTAATGCAGTGGtcattcaaaaaattattgtttttatattatctttCATTCAAGACTATGTGCTTTATCCAAACGGTTGGCTCCTGAGAGATTGAGGGAGGAGGTGCCTTTGTCAAACACTACAATGTATTGTAGTTTGTTGTAAAGAACATGACAACTCTATTTTAcctaattcttttatatatcttttttcttaataaagGGGATATTTTAtgtgcattatatatataataacttgATTGTGCTGCATCAAGCGGGATAGGTTGAATATGATTTAGCTCATGCTGGTCCAGGCCATCTATCACAGAAATCCTGCTTCATATTTCTGTCTATAGATTAGGCCCCATGGTTTCGGAAACAACACTAAAATCAACGGGTGTAATACATACGAAAATAGTGTATTAAACATGATATATTAAAGCACagttaatacaaatatattataggTTTCATATTTATGTTTAGGATTTTGACATTACTTCTCtgaacttcatatttttataattgataaaagaaaataatggtaTTTGATCTGTTAGAGATAATGTAGGAAAACACTCTTCACCtccacctttaaaaaaaaaaaaaaagaaatcgcTACCAAGTTATTTTAAATGTGtattaaaaactaaatcaaATGCACAGGTAAAATCGTTCGACTCAAACTAGGTTTTTCTATGCATTTATCCTGCTTCGCAATATTTAAGATGATGAGCTAACGAGGAgagaataaatttgaatgaaagtTGAAGAATATGATACCTTGCTTCATATTTACAATGGCAATATTAAAAAGATTTAAAGTCCATTAAGAACCTTTCCTATGCTACCAAATAGATCTAGTTTTGAATATGATTAAAAAAGTTACAGTacatttaaatatgattaagaCTGAAGTGTTCAATATATGAAACACAATTTACAAGCTGTCTCTTTCCCTAGCAAAGTACTGTTAATGTTTCCACATCATAAGCTAAACGATGCGCGGGGTAGCTTTCTCAAAatgttcgtattttttttttttggatgtACATTCCGATTATCAAAGCAACCTCCAAGTCCTAACCATAGAAAacaggggaaagaaaaagggagaACAGGACAGGAGCTTACTGCTTACCTTTAGAAGCGATTAGGTCCCGTTCATGTGTGTATCCACCACCTACAGTAGACAAAATTGCTGGTTAGATTTACTCGCTTTTATGATACTAATTATTCTTATATacgtgtgtgtatatatatatatgtgtgtgtgtgtgtttgtggGTTCAACCGATGCATTTCCCCTATAATAACAACCGGTATCAAGCCATTATCTTGCTCCCATCTCGATAAAACATGGTTTTCCTCGACAATTTTCGCTATCGTGTTATTCTTTATTCTCTGATATGTCCAGAGCTTAAAATCAGATCAATCATTGTTCACCAACGGTGTGAATAACAGTTATTTTCCCCCATTTATCCCCTTCATTTTTTGCAAGTGTTATACCCCGACACATGCCAATAAGACAGATGGCTCTAGGTAATTGAAACCATAACAACCTCTAATTTTAAGCAATTGGAACTTTAGTCTGGTAAACCGCGCCACTTAAgtgatttctttatttcaaatccACTTAAGTCAGGTTTACTCTCACAAATAAGaattcacaaaggaatttctctAAGACACCGAAATAAAACGGAAGCAAACTCAGAGTGAAAGAGTAACCAAAGAACTAAAAATAAGCCACAAGAAAATAATGTATACCCAGATCTAATGGTACAGTTTAAATTACCTCGACAATTAAGATTAAAACCTATCTaaaaggtttaaattttatacaatatcaTCCTTTAGAATTTACAATATTCATTATGATAATTCTAGTTTTATTGGAGTCTTCAATTGAATTACCGGGCCATCAAGCTTTCAAGTAAATAGATTTATCCATGTGTTCTATGAATCGTGGCAGTTCAATTGGACTAAATGAGACCCATTTAACTAGTTGACCTCCATGGGATGACTTGCGTGCATTTGTCACGGATTTTAATTTGTGACCGGTAACATTAACCGAAGGCATAACAGAATGAGCCCCATGATGCATGTCCTTCACGTATTGCATGATAACAATATTCTTTATAACAACCTATCACGTTATGCTAACAGACAAGAGAACTTCGATAATAAATACCCTCTCAATGATGAAGAAGGAATCGACATTTTTATCCCTTAAAGTTACTCTGAGCAATTATCCTCTCTTCCAACAATTACTCTATTCTCTTGTTCATCCCTAACTCTCCACCTCTTAAATTTCACCATTCACTTTTTATTCTTCTCCTTATTGCACAATTCATCAATAGTATTCTATCAcgatcatattttcatattttaaattatttcttaatttttccgTACAGTAAGCATATCATTATAATGTTCAAAATTACCGATATACATAACTACATGCTGAATTAATTTAGACGCACCAACTATTTTGATATtctattataaaagaaaaaaaaattcctgGTTTagttctaaaattaaattgtaaaaagaaataaatgaaaaagtagTTTTCCACGTGTCAAACATGTAAAGCGGTTAAAAAGGGAAACATCTGGCACCAAAAACAAACAGATCTTCCCACTCCCTCCTTATGCACCGGTGTTGGTCtctttcttcaaatttaaaccCCCAAAAATCCAGTCGCCTTCCATCCCGGCACATTTTAGTTCTGTTTTCCATTTTTGGTTTCTCTCCTTTACCTCATTTTTAAGTTctcaatcattttctttttaaatccaaGCAatcataaaaggaaaaaaaaaaaaaaaaggccatTGCCGTagcatttcaaaattcaaagcTAATAGCGAATGTTCTCATTTCTGTTTCACAGGTGTTAATATTTCTTCTTTAATCGacttatcatttatatatatgcacCGACGTTTCTCTATCTTTAAATTCTGTAGTTATTAGAACATTCAAATGTGTCCTTTCTACGTTTCTTCTAGAATCTGTTTCTTCCTTTTTAATGTTAGAAATGGTGAgttctttaaattttgatcttgTAGCGAACGCTGCCATTTTTGAGCTAAATCCTCCTCTCCTTTGTTTCTCTATCATTTATcatcttgttttctttttctgttctttcTCTATTGCTTGATCCTGCAAGAACGACAACGTTTCCATTAGCTTCGTTTCGGTTGTTTCAGGCGAAATATTAAGTTTCTGACaaaatctgttttttttttttaagaaaagaaaactgtAACTAGATCTGGAGTTTAGCAATATTTTTAGTTTCTGATTCCgtacaattttattttccttttcttttacctCTCAATTGTCATTGCACATGATTTACTTATAAGCTGGGATGGATTAATTTATAATTGCTCTTTCAATTTGGTTTGCAGTTAACATCTGAGAGTTTTGCGTTCCGTTCTGGGGAGAGTGTTTATAATAGCGTCGAAATGCGGGGACGACATGTCGATTCTTATTCCATGTACAAGCGTGGTACCAGAGACCACGTAATCAATACCTATGACTATGACAAAGAACAAGGTTCAGGGGGTTcatcttttttctatttttacctTAATTGGTATTAAGAAAtgttattttgtattaaatttggTTATATCATGAATTTATTAAGCAAAGgtttttactattaatttgTTTCTTGGGCTGCAAGTTGTAAGTTATTAAGttgataaaaaaaaggttagTAAACTAATCAGGAAGCAATTTATAttacctttttaaaaatcattgcAAGTTGCATGAAGTTCAAAGCTTTGGTTTTGCTTCTTTATGTTGGGTTTTTAGTACCTCAGCTATCTTCATGCATTTTGATCTATTTGGAATGACTTgaattccttttttctttttttgcttaatttatatgattttgtatTTTCTGAATGAAAGTTGTCTTTATTAGGTACTGATAGTTTTCTGATTCTTTATGTGAGTTTTTAAGTACGATTGCTGAGTGGAGTGGGGAAAGATATTGGAAACCCGTCTTGGAAACGATCATTCCCGTATATACTCCTGGCAGCCTTATCTTCCTTCTTATTTGGTTATCATCTTGGGTATGTTCACAATTCTTTTTTTGGTATATCTAGAAATTCTGTAGACAATGAATTCTTAATGCTCGCTATTTTTAATGCAGAGTAGTTAATGAAACTCTAGAGAGTATGTCACATGACCTTGGTTTTCATGGGGATACCATGGCTGAAGGTACTGGAGCAATGAATTTGTAGCTCTCGTCTTATTTGAGAAACCACTCTTATATGTTGTCTTTTGTTGAAATCAAGGTCTGGTTGTAAGTACATGTTTAGGGGGTGCCTTTGTTGGATCGCTGTTCAGTGGTTCGATCGCAGATGGGGTTGGGCGTCGTAGGGCATTCCAGCTGTGTGCTTTACCTTTGATAATTGGATCTTCAATGAGGTAATTGCAATATTAATTTCTAGCATTTTTGTTTCGAATTTATCTCAAATAGGCCGTTcattatgcttttattttttaaaatcttccattatgtttaaatgcttttatattttatgatgtCTTGGAGGGTTTGTtctgaatttgttttttttttagttaaacgAATATTCACTAGGCCAAATTTCAGTTTAACTGATGCATTCATCTTGTTAATTTCCAGAATCATTTTGTTGAAAGTTATTGCGTCACTCCTACATTTTTCCTTTGGTTCTcataaagcaaataaaattatagagaATAAGTTAGGGGGTTGTTTTTGGCTTCATGCTtgcaatcttttaaattgataattgtGTCTTCACTTTACATACTTaaattatattcattaaaaaatatatattcttgcAGTGCAACGGCAAAAAACCTTTGGGGCATGCTTCTAGGGAGGTTATTTGTTGGGACTGGAATGGGTATTGGCCCGCCTGTTGCAGCTCTTTACGTGGCAGAGGTATCTAAAAGACGACTAAGGTTCTATTTTTGTGTTATACTTATACTGCAagctttttctcttcttttcgtTTTTACACATATTAATGTGTTCCATGATCAGGTTTCTCCTGCTTATGTAAGAGGTACATATGGAAGCTGTAGTCAACTTGCAACATGCTTAGGATTGATGGGTGCTCTATTTATCGGGTTCCCTGCTAAGCAAATTGAGGGTTGGTAAGAAATGATGAACGAATTAGTAGTAGCTATGATTATGGTAATCAACAAAAAGATTGTTCTATTATGTTGTTTATAGTTATTTGAAGCAAAGCAATATTTAGGATGGCACCACCACTTGCCACCACAAGATGATGTGCTTGGTTCCACAttctctttttcaaaaataaaaggtcATTGGAACAACATTTAAGAACTTGGATTGCGCTTTGCTGACTCATatattaataacatattttataacttgaTGATGTGTGCAGGTGGCGCATGTGTTTCTGGGCATCTGTTGCTCCTGCTGCTCTACTTACTGTTTTTATGGAGTTTTCTGTAGAAAGTCCCCATTGGCTTTTCAAGGTAATTTTCTCTACCTTCATGTTCGCTGACAACAATTTTAGGTTCTTCCATTACATGGTCAGCGTCGTTAACTTTCATCTTGTCATAAAAAAAAGCGAGTTCATATTGTGttcacattttatattgttATGTTCTCTGGAACTGCAAAAAGTTAGCTTTacatatatcaatatatcatgcATTAGCACTATCACTTAAATAATAAGCCAGGTTTCAATTGTAATTAGATTTAAGGATCTGAAGATAAGGCCATTGTACAGTTAAgcttctttttgaaaatttattcaaCTGAACAGAAATTCGAGAATGCAGGAGTTTACATGTGAAGTAGATAATTAAGATCTAAGAAGTGTCTATAATGCAGGTGCTCTATGTGTTGAGATAGGACAAcagacctttttttttttttttataaatatagtcTGTGAGGCTGAAATTTTAATGTGATGGATAAGGGGAGAGTAAAACATACTAACAGAAAAGCTAGGTTCATTTCTGAGCTATGGAAGCTACTATATCCTGACTTCACCTCTTCTTACCATGGGTGAATTTCACCCTATATCTATTAAGctagaaaaaaaaggaaggataGAAGCAGTTTTATATCCTTTCTCTTTGTTTATCTtcaattaactattttttaagtagcctcatataaactttataaacTTGCTTCAGAGAGGAAGAGGTGCTGAAGCTGAAGCTGAGTTTGAGAAACTTTTGGGAGGACCATATGTCAAGGGTGCAATGGCTGAATTGTCAAAGTCACAAAGAGGGGATGAGGCTGATACAGTCAAGCTCTCGGAGCTATTTTATGGCCGTCATCGTAAAGGTGAACATGCTAATAATTCTCAGTATGATTTTTAAGTCAGAGTATCTGTACATTTCGTTCTAAATGATTACTTACGAACTTCTCCATTGCAGTTGTTTTCATGGGATCTTCCCTTTTTGCTTTACAACAGCTCTCTGGTATAAATGCTGTTTTCTATTTCTCATCGACTGTCTTTAAAAGTGCTGGTGTACCCTCAGAGTCTGCAAACATATGTGTGGGAATTGCCAATTTGTTAGGTATAATACTTCACCAAGTATCTACCTTGTGCATCTTGGAATGCTTCTTTAATTGTGCTGTTTATACGTCTTCAGGATCACTTTTTGCATTGGTTTCAATGGATAAACTGGGAAGGAAGGCTCTCCTCATTGCAAGTTTTTCAGGCATggtaaagaagaaaagatttgGCTTGTCGTTTAATGTTTGGTGCATGCTAGTAGCATATATATCACATCCTAATATGATTATATTTCCTAGCTGTTTGTGGCATTTATAATTTGGCATCTAAATGATGAATTCTGTTAGAGAAAGCATAAGCAATATTGGAATTTCTTGGACCTACAAAATTTGTATCCTTTTTTGGCAAATTTAGATGATTATGGtacatattttcaaaatcttatgaTGTTATGGTACATACATTTTGATTCTGAGTATCTTTATCGAGATCAAAAGCAAATTGCACAAAGGCTTCTAATTCGGCGAATTGGGCCAATTCCAATTTTGATTTATCAGTGACTtgtttcatagctatttgagCCGCGGGTCCTACTCTGAAGATGGAAATCCCTACATTAATAGCAGGTCTTATTCCAGCATTGAAAAGATCAGCGGATAAGAATATTTGTCCATTTGTAATGGAAATCACATTGGTGAAGCAGTCATACTTCCTTCACCcaattgaaaacttgatttagCAGCTCTTTCTGAAAGGCACGaatgcaaataaaaaacatCTCCTGGATAAGCTTCACAACCCGGTGGTCTTCGTAATAGAATAGACATTTGGCTATAAGCCTGTTCTTGCTTGGAAAGATCATCATATTCtgttttaatacaatttatttgattttttgcttTATGCTTTTGTGTTTCAGGCAGTGGCTATGACTATTCAGGCAACTTCAGCTAGTTCCCTAGTCTCAGGCAGCAGTGTAATTTATCTCTCTGTTGGAGGCATGCTGTTGTAAGTTGTTAATCCTTTGAACATCAAAATGTTTCTATAGTGGGATAAGCTTATTAAACTCTTGAGGCTTTGTGTCActttttggatattttaaaattccctTTTCATTCATTATGGTATGATGGGTACCACCTGAGAAAATCTATCTTAGCGAATGAGAGGGATATGTCTATCTAAGCTAGTTAACTTAATCTTTCTCATTCAGTAGGTTGCCACGGTGCGTCTAAGGTGACATTATTACAGACTTTTATGAAGGCTATTTAAAGGAAACATTTAACTTTAGCAACATCATTTTAGGGTGTGGCAGTTTCTTTACACAAACTTGATGGTGTGAGGATGCAGGTTTGTCTTGACCTTTGCTATGGGTGCTGGACCGGTGCCTGGTCTCCTCCTATCAGAAATGTTTCCTAGTCGGGTCAGGGCTAAGGCGATGTCAATTTGCATGGCTGTCCACTGGGTAACCAGTTTTTAACTTTTCTCCCTCTTTAACATCCTGTGGCTGGACaggattttataatttttattctttgctTTTGACTCTTAAATGTGCAAATAATCGCACAACCATTTCAAATGCGTTTCTTACTAAGATGAATGGTGAACAGCCACTTGACTCTTTGATCTCTctctcatttgtttctcttgttTTCCTTCCTTAACTTAGTGGTCTTTGTAACAGATGATAAATTCCTTAGTGGGTCTGTTGTTTTTGCGATTACTGGAGCTGCTTGGACCGTTAGTCCTGAATACAATTTTCGCCACCTTCTGTTTGCTGGCTGTaatatttgtaaagaaaaatgtGTTGGAAACTAAAGGAAAATCGCTTCAAGATATTGAAATTGCACTTCTTCCACCAGTATAGAGGTTTCAATTTcttgtagaaaattttatattccatatatcatagtattaataatgagttagcagaaattattttattttattatatttgtactataatataaattgaatatttattagtacaaaaacaataatatgTTATcatggtaataataataaagacataAGAAAATAATGATACTTTGCAGGAATCGATTATATTTCATCacttatgaatttttattaatttacaagagttacaaatttacatattaaaacaaataatttatattaattgattaaaattttaaaatcgatatttcacatataaattataatattaataactttgaatatcaattaaatattcttttacttaaaatcaacatttaaattctttcataatatttttcgtaacaatattaaacacaaaatctttaatcaaatttctccaaaatacttttgaaaaatacattTTCACGTATAGCAATGCTCATATTAGTTTTAGTGGGGGAGGCTTTACAACTTGATTTCTGTCAAAAACCCACCTGAATTCTGGGCCATTGTGCAGGGAGGTGGTGAATAGGAAGTTGTTGTTGTTGAGTTCAGTGCAGTGCGGTGCAGTCATTTCTTTTGAATCAAACTTATTTCTGAATACAAATCCAAAGCTTGCTAAAAGATGTCATGGATGAAGTAATGAAATGAAACATGTTCGGATCTGCTCACTCTCCACAGGCCCAAACAGCGTTTCcgtttttgttgtttcttgttGTTGAATACTGTGTGACCACATTTACCTGCTGGATATTCCTACGCACAGACATCCACATgggtttgaatattttttacttttgagaTTTGGTACTGAGCCATCAAAAGGAACTGTTTGTAACATCATTTGGTTGTAACATCATTTGAGTAGAAAAAATGAGTTGGTAGTTGCTTCAGATGGCTATAGTCAAACTTGATCTCACTAGTTCCATCAGCTCTAGTGATGATCTGACTTTTTGTAAATCGGATCTGTTGGTCATGTTGGTGGATCTGTTTATAGTTGTTACCCATTTTTCAGGTAAAAGCTTTAAAAGTTTCTGCTTAGAAACATGAACACAGTGTGGCTCTTCTCTTGTGTTTACAGAGATGAGAAGAGAATCTTAAGATCcttaatttgataatttgtagaaaaaaatttcatgagTATGCACAGTCCTCTAAGTTTGATAAGCATCTTATTTATGGTGGCTAAGAAGAACAGTTAGTCACTCTCGAAATCCCTCCTAATTTTCCTCAAGAATGGAGTCAACATTAATATTCTCATATCCATTTTGGAGCGGTTCGATTGGCCTTAAATTATCATGGAACTTTAGGCAAACCTGTTGTTTCCAGGATTGCACTTTTAGATTCTAGATACAAGCGCTACCAGGATGCTTGCATTGGAACTGTTGAAGCCACTCTCAGTTCAGGAACGGCCATGGTAACTCTG
This sequence is a window from Gossypium raimondii isolate GPD5lz chromosome 5, ASM2569854v1, whole genome shotgun sequence. Protein-coding genes within it:
- the LOC105770923 gene encoding probable plastidic glucose transporter 3 isoform X3 — encoded protein: MLEMLTSESFAFRSGESVYNSVEMRGRHVDSYSMYKRGTRDHVINTYDYDKEQVRLLSGVGKDIGNPSWKRSFPYILLAALSSFLFGYHLGVVNETLESMSHDLGFHGDTMAEGLVVSTCLGGAFVGSLFSGSIADGVGRRRAFQLCALPLIIGSSMSATAKNLWGMLLGRLFVGTGMGIGPPVAALYVAEVSPAYVRGTYGSCSQLATCLGLMGALFIGFPAKQIEGWWRMCFWASVAPAALLTVFMEFSVESPHWLFKRGRGAEAEAEFEKLLGGPYVKGAMAELSKSQRGDEADTVKLSELFYGRHRKVVFMGSSLFALQQLSGINAVFYFSSTVFKSAGVPSESANICVGIANLLGSLFALVSMDKLGRKALLIASFSGMAVAMTIQATSASSLVSGSSVIYLSVGGMLFRLPRCV
- the LOC105770923 gene encoding probable plastidic glucose transporter 3 isoform X1; translation: MLEMLTSESFAFRSGESVYNSVEMRGRHVDSYSMYKRGTRDHVINTYDYDKEQVRLLSGVGKDIGNPSWKRSFPYILLAALSSFLFGYHLGVVNETLESMSHDLGFHGDTMAEGLVVSTCLGGAFVGSLFSGSIADGVGRRRAFQLCALPLIIGSSMSATAKNLWGMLLGRLFVGTGMGIGPPVAALYVAEVSPAYVRGTYGSCSQLATCLGLMGALFIGFPAKQIEGWWRMCFWASVAPAALLTVFMEFSVESPHWLFKRGRGAEAEAEFEKLLGGPYVKGAMAELSKSQRGDEADTVKLSELFYGRHRKVVFMGSSLFALQQLSGINAVFYFSSTVFKSAGVPSESANICVGIANLLGSLFALVSMDKLGRKALLIASFSGMAVAMTIQATSASSLVSGSSVIYLSVGGMLLFVLTFAMGAGPVPGLLLSEMFPSRVRAKAMSICMAVHWMINSLVGLLFLRLLELLGPLVLNTIFATFCLLAVIFVKKNVLETKGKSLQDIEIALLPPV
- the LOC105770923 gene encoding probable plastidic glucose transporter 3 isoform X2, whose amino-acid sequence is MRGRHVDSYSMYKRGTRDHVINTYDYDKEQVRLLSGVGKDIGNPSWKRSFPYILLAALSSFLFGYHLGVVNETLESMSHDLGFHGDTMAEGLVVSTCLGGAFVGSLFSGSIADGVGRRRAFQLCALPLIIGSSMSATAKNLWGMLLGRLFVGTGMGIGPPVAALYVAEVSPAYVRGTYGSCSQLATCLGLMGALFIGFPAKQIEGWWRMCFWASVAPAALLTVFMEFSVESPHWLFKRGRGAEAEAEFEKLLGGPYVKGAMAELSKSQRGDEADTVKLSELFYGRHRKVVFMGSSLFALQQLSGINAVFYFSSTVFKSAGVPSESANICVGIANLLGSLFALVSMDKLGRKALLIASFSGMAVAMTIQATSASSLVSGSSVIYLSVGGMLLFVLTFAMGAGPVPGLLLSEMFPSRVRAKAMSICMAVHWMINSLVGLLFLRLLELLGPLVLNTIFATFCLLAVIFVKKNVLETKGKSLQDIEIALLPPV
- the LOC105770923 gene encoding probable plastidic glucose transporter 3 isoform X4 codes for the protein MSHDLGFHGDTMAEGLVVSTCLGGAFVGSLFSGSIADGVGRRRAFQLCALPLIIGSSMSATAKNLWGMLLGRLFVGTGMGIGPPVAALYVAEVSPAYVRGTYGSCSQLATCLGLMGALFIGFPAKQIEGWWRMCFWASVAPAALLTVFMEFSVESPHWLFKRGRGAEAEAEFEKLLGGPYVKGAMAELSKSQRGDEADTVKLSELFYGRHRKVVFMGSSLFALQQLSGINAVFYFSSTVFKSAGVPSESANICVGIANLLGSLFALVSMDKLGRKALLIASFSGMAVAMTIQATSASSLVSGSSVIYLSVGGMLLFVLTFAMGAGPVPGLLLSEMFPSRVRAKAMSICMAVHWMINSLVGLLFLRLLELLGPLVLNTIFATFCLLAVIFVKKNVLETKGKSLQDIEIALLPPV